In Moorella sp. Hama-1, a single genomic region encodes these proteins:
- a CDS encoding diphosphate--fructose-6-phosphate 1-phosphotransferase — protein sequence MQHGSLFVAQSGGPTSVINSTLAGIITTARQQLQVDRVYGLIHGLEGALRKESIDLTNLNQEELVKLRHTPAAILGGSRFPLTDEDISKVVKFFKEKECRYFLFIGGNGTMDTCLRLQNACRESNVDIEIIGVPKTVDNDLEVTDHAPGYGSAARYVTLSVRDQVLDLQAMRRFEQVRIVETMGRLVGWLAAAGFLAMDPTTTINPLFIPEVPVDEDEFITHIDRVYREQGYVLAVIGEGLQNRKGEPLGNKPFAGMTDEGCHTVRTGAAEYLAQLVNAKLGLRARAQILGMNQRSFAACVSPVDEEEAFQVGRAAVQLAVRGGGGQMVTLVRKGGSADISSTPLEKVAGIEKKVPQHYYDPVNKRVTPEFVAWLTPLVGEIPPVLWREEIQKTIIPAYAACGGVTNSGR from the coding sequence ATGCAGCACGGTTCGTTGTTTGTGGCGCAATCGGGTGGTCCTACTTCGGTAATCAACAGTACCCTGGCAGGTATTATTACCACGGCCAGGCAGCAGCTCCAGGTCGACCGGGTTTATGGACTGATCCACGGGTTGGAAGGGGCCTTAAGGAAGGAGAGTATCGACCTCACTAATTTAAACCAGGAAGAATTGGTAAAGTTACGCCATACACCGGCGGCTATTCTCGGCGGTAGCCGGTTTCCGCTTACTGATGAGGATATATCTAAGGTTGTTAAGTTTTTTAAAGAAAAGGAATGCCGCTATTTTCTTTTTATTGGCGGTAATGGTACCATGGACACCTGCCTGCGGTTACAAAATGCCTGCCGGGAAAGCAACGTTGACATAGAAATAATCGGTGTGCCTAAGACTGTGGACAACGACCTGGAGGTTACCGATCATGCTCCCGGTTATGGCAGCGCGGCGCGTTATGTAACCCTTTCAGTCCGGGACCAGGTATTGGACCTGCAAGCCATGCGGCGTTTTGAGCAAGTACGCATTGTGGAAACCATGGGCCGGTTGGTGGGGTGGCTGGCTGCCGCCGGCTTTCTTGCCATGGATCCTACTACCACCATTAATCCCCTCTTTATCCCGGAAGTACCTGTTGATGAAGACGAATTTATTACCCATATTGATAGGGTATACCGGGAGCAGGGCTATGTCCTGGCGGTAATCGGTGAGGGGCTACAAAATAGAAAGGGTGAACCCCTGGGTAACAAGCCCTTTGCCGGCATGACCGACGAAGGCTGCCATACGGTACGGACAGGGGCGGCCGAGTACCTGGCCCAGCTAGTCAATGCCAAACTAGGCTTGCGCGCCCGGGCCCAAATCCTGGGTATGAACCAGAGAAGTTTTGCCGCCTGCGTGTCACCAGTTGATGAAGAGGAGGCCTTTCAGGTCGGCAGGGCGGCCGTGCAATTGGCGGTCCGCGGTGGCGGTGGGCAGATGGTCACACTGGTTAGAAAGGGTGGTAGCGCGGATATAAGCTCTACGCCTTTAGAGAAAGTAGCCGGGATAGAAAAAAAGGTGCCTCAGCACTATTACGACCCGGTCAATAAAAGGGTAACGCCAGAATTTGTAGCCTGGTTGACTCCCCTGGTGGGGGAGATACCGCCGGTATTATGGCGGGAGGAGATTCAGAAGACTATTATTCCCGCCTACGCTGCTTGCGGGGGAGTAACTAATAGCGGTCGTTAG
- a CDS encoding ABC transporter substrate-binding protein, which produces MKRSKIKLLGIMVLIIGVMALAGCGKTSSGSKDQGAQQQGQETITFVNWVSTEEGTRDKIKDVIAAFERENPNIKVDVKPVAVSDIQNQLSIMVTGGNAPDIAQVHPDDVVTLAAMGALEPVDNLLSTNFKQDLQQSLLNLTVYKDQHFGIPWAPAGPGFLYNKKLMQQAGLDPNKPPQTIDELNQALKQAKEKLPKEVVLLQLDTTIRTIGLMHEWPLMRAFGALPVEGNKANVNTPEMQAFTEWLRGLVKNGYTLPGKKYGEFRPLAAQNRLLFALDGSYVKGIIESLNKSMTDKEFNDTWGVAPIPAGKDGKHYAAPDDHFLVVFKASKHKEAAAKFAEYLVNSDYALANYIAPVGFVPATKSAVQRIPAIGEDPIRKAFIEKIIPTVVPLPYGPDYTKVATTIMAGMQEAITTDKPIPEILASVQTKLEGILGGK; this is translated from the coding sequence GTGAAGCGCAGTAAGATTAAGCTTTTAGGGATAATGGTGCTAATAATAGGCGTTATGGCCCTGGCCGGTTGCGGTAAGACCAGTAGTGGATCCAAGGACCAGGGTGCCCAGCAGCAGGGCCAAGAAACCATAACTTTTGTCAACTGGGTTTCGACTGAGGAAGGTACTAGGGATAAAATTAAAGATGTTATCGCTGCTTTTGAACGGGAAAACCCCAATATTAAAGTTGATGTTAAACCAGTGGCTGTAAGTGATATCCAGAATCAGCTCTCGATTATGGTTACTGGCGGCAATGCTCCGGATATTGCCCAGGTGCACCCTGATGACGTAGTAACCCTTGCAGCTATGGGAGCATTGGAACCCGTTGATAACCTTCTGTCTACAAATTTCAAGCAAGACTTGCAACAGAGTTTATTAAACCTAACGGTTTATAAAGATCAGCATTTTGGTATTCCCTGGGCACCCGCTGGACCCGGTTTCCTTTATAATAAAAAATTAATGCAACAGGCCGGCCTGGATCCCAATAAACCACCGCAAACTATAGATGAACTCAACCAAGCCCTGAAACAGGCCAAAGAAAAGCTGCCGAAGGAAGTGGTGCTTCTCCAGCTGGACACGACCATCAGGACCATAGGTTTGATGCATGAGTGGCCTTTGATGCGTGCTTTTGGCGCCCTGCCGGTTGAGGGCAATAAAGCCAATGTCAATACCCCGGAAATGCAAGCCTTTACCGAATGGTTGCGCGGTTTGGTGAAAAATGGTTATACCCTGCCGGGTAAGAAATACGGCGAATTCCGGCCCCTCGCCGCCCAAAATCGCCTGCTCTTCGCCCTCGATGGTTCCTATGTCAAAGGGATAATAGAGAGCCTGAATAAATCAATGACGGATAAAGAATTCAATGATACCTGGGGAGTAGCTCCTATACCGGCTGGTAAAGACGGCAAGCATTATGCTGCCCCGGATGATCACTTCCTGGTTGTCTTCAAAGCTTCCAAGCACAAGGAAGCAGCAGCCAAATTCGCCGAGTACCTCGTGAATAGCGATTATGCCCTGGCGAACTATATTGCCCCGGTCGGCTTTGTCCCTGCCACCAAGAGCGCCGTCCAGCGCATCCCGGCCATCGGTGAGGATCCCATCCGGAAGGCTTTTATCGAAAAGATTATTCCGACGGTGGTACCTTTACCCTATGGTCCTGATTATACCAAAGTGGCAACTACTATTATGGCTGGTATGCAGGAAGCCATAACTACTGATAAACCCATACCGGAAATACTGGCGAGTGTACAAACAAAACTGGAGGGCATTCTTGGTGGCAAGTAA
- a CDS encoding ABC transporter substrate-binding protein, producing MSRKKWIVLSALLTIFTLTLTACGGGNSSQAKNGGNDSREKVEITFVNWATAEEATKNQVLEVIKAFETENPNIKVKNIPIPFTEIQNQLTIMTTGGNAPDVAQLPDDVGISLAAMGALEPVDNLLSKEFAADVNKAYYNIGIYKNQHFLVPWIGGPNGFWYNKKLMQEVGLDPNKPPRTIEELDAAMAQIKAKKKDVVPLQYDTTVRPFALTFQWPFMQAFGTVPFSADKVEINGMTAYAQWLRDLVSKGYTLPGKKLGEFRPLAAQNRLVFGIDAPFVKGIIQSFDKSITDQVFYETWGVTTLPTGPDGKSYTVGGSNHFTAVFKASKHKEAAIKFVEYLANSDVALQKYVIPVGFLPVTDSAVKRFPDAFNNPVAKAFIEKINPTIISPPYGPNYTKAGTIVSASMQEVITTTKPIDEILNSARSKLEGVLLGK from the coding sequence ATGTCCAGGAAGAAATGGATCGTTTTATCGGCTTTGCTTACGATCTTCACTTTAACCCTTACTGCCTGTGGCGGGGGTAATTCTTCGCAAGCGAAAAATGGAGGGAATGACTCCCGGGAAAAGGTAGAAATAACTTTTGTTAACTGGGCGACGGCAGAAGAAGCTACAAAAAATCAGGTATTAGAAGTTATCAAAGCCTTTGAAACCGAGAATCCCAATATCAAAGTTAAAAATATCCCTATTCCATTTACGGAAATCCAGAATCAGTTAACCATCATGACCACCGGAGGTAATGCTCCCGACGTAGCTCAGCTACCCGATGATGTAGGCATCAGCCTGGCGGCGATGGGTGCTTTGGAACCCGTAGATAATTTACTTTCCAAAGAATTTGCCGCTGATGTGAACAAGGCCTACTATAATATTGGCATTTACAAGAATCAACACTTTTTAGTTCCCTGGATCGGCGGGCCGAATGGTTTCTGGTATAACAAAAAGCTGATGCAGGAGGTTGGCCTGGACCCCAACAAGCCGCCGCGAACGATAGAAGAACTAGATGCTGCCATGGCCCAAATCAAGGCTAAAAAGAAAGATGTTGTTCCTCTCCAGTATGATACTACTGTACGTCCCTTTGCCCTTACTTTTCAGTGGCCCTTTATGCAGGCTTTTGGCACAGTGCCGTTTTCGGCGGATAAAGTTGAGATTAATGGGATGACAGCCTATGCCCAATGGCTACGTGACCTAGTAAGTAAAGGTTACACCCTGCCCGGTAAAAAGCTAGGCGAATTCCGACCCCTGGCCGCCCAGAACCGTTTGGTCTTCGGCATTGATGCCCCTTTCGTCAAAGGGATTATTCAAAGCTTTGATAAGTCGATTACCGATCAGGTTTTTTATGAAACCTGGGGTGTAACCACTTTGCCCACCGGACCGGACGGGAAATCCTATACTGTTGGCGGTAGCAATCATTTCACCGCCGTCTTCAAGGCTTCTAAGCATAAGGAAGCAGCGATTAAATTTGTTGAGTACCTGGCTAACAGTGACGTAGCTTTACAGAAGTATGTAATTCCTGTAGGTTTCTTGCCAGTTACAGATAGTGCCGTCAAGCGTTTCCCGGATGCCTTTAATAATCCGGTGGCGAAAGCGTTTATTGAAAAAATAAATCCTACAATTATTTCACCTCCCTATGGTCCTAATTATACCAAAGCCGGAACTATTGTATCGGCCAGTATGCAGGAGGTAATCACGACCACCAAACCCATCGATGAAATCTTAAATAGTGCCAGGAGCAAACTGGAAGGGGTTCTCTTAGGAAAATAA
- a CDS encoding type II toxin-antitoxin system RelE/ParE family toxin, protein MVRIIWSPEAVANLEEICKYIAKDSEHYARLFAQKVWDLVETIATFPLAGRMVPEYRRKELGERIFHGYRIVYMVKPEAVEIVAIVHGARLLPDI, encoded by the coding sequence ATGGTTAGAATAATCTGGTCCCCCGAAGCCGTTGCCAATTTGGAGGAAATTTGTAAGTATATCGCTAAAGATTCAGAGCACTATGCCCGATTATTTGCTCAAAAAGTTTGGGATCTAGTTGAAACTATTGCTACATTTCCTCTAGCTGGAAGAATGGTACCGGAATATAGACGCAAGGAGTTGGGGGAAAGGATCTTTCATGGCTATCGCATTGTATACATGGTTAAGCCTGAGGCAGTTGAAATCGTGGCTATTGTTCATGGTGCCAGGTTATTACCGGATATATAG
- a CDS encoding carbohydrate ABC transporter permease produces MYKQNWRAFLVASNLDRVKKAGRAGYQPGASPKIAAMLIAPSLVVMGVIILYPLLNSLWLSLFNYQLTRPDAFAFTLTQNYLRVIHDDTFWIAFKNTTVFTFFTVVISLVLGLIMALAIDQLPKRFTSLRGIILVPWVIPGIVVGYLFMYMFDVEVGIFNYVLQKLHVIQQFLPWLMNGDLAMIAIIVAHVWNQAPFYMLMFTAGLKAIPEDVKEAAYVEGASRWQEFWHVTMPHLKGILVITSLLMVIRNFNNFPIIFTMTGGGPVYTTTTSVIYIYRLAFEQYDMGYASAVGIIWVIVLLILSIFYVRALQKDF; encoded by the coding sequence GTGTACAAACAAAACTGGAGGGCATTCTTGGTGGCAAGTAATCTGGATAGAGTAAAGAAAGCAGGGAGGGCCGGGTATCAGCCCGGCGCCTCCCCCAAAATTGCCGCAATGCTGATAGCACCGTCTTTAGTGGTGATGGGAGTTATCATTCTCTACCCGCTCTTAAACTCCCTCTGGTTATCACTTTTTAATTATCAACTGACGCGGCCAGATGCATTTGCCTTCACGTTAACCCAAAATTATTTACGCGTCATTCACGATGACACTTTTTGGATTGCCTTTAAAAATACAACGGTATTCACCTTTTTTACTGTGGTTATCAGCCTGGTACTGGGTTTGATTATGGCTTTAGCCATCGACCAACTTCCCAAACGTTTTACCAGTCTCAGGGGGATAATCCTGGTCCCCTGGGTTATCCCGGGGATTGTTGTCGGTTACCTTTTTATGTATATGTTTGACGTGGAAGTAGGTATTTTTAATTATGTCCTGCAGAAATTGCATGTGATCCAACAGTTTCTCCCGTGGTTGATGAACGGCGACCTGGCGATGATCGCCATCATTGTCGCCCACGTGTGGAACCAAGCCCCTTTTTATATGTTAATGTTTACGGCGGGGTTAAAGGCCATACCGGAAGATGTTAAAGAGGCCGCTTATGTGGAAGGGGCTAGCCGCTGGCAAGAGTTCTGGCATGTAACGATGCCCCATTTAAAAGGCATTTTGGTAATCACCAGCCTCTTGATGGTGATCCGGAACTTCAACAACTTCCCTATCATCTTTACCATGACCGGAGGTGGGCCAGTCTACACCACCACCACTTCCGTAATCTATATCTACCGTTTGGCCTTTGAGCAATACGACATGGGCTATGCCTCAGCGGTGGGTATTATCTGGGTGATTGTCCTCTTGATCCTTTCTATCTTTTACGTCCGCGCCCTACAAAAAGATTTTTAG
- a CDS encoding GntR family transcriptional regulator — MAFNKNEPLPLHYQLTNDLRETIKNGKWSVGDLFPTDKELMAKYGVSSTTVRRAVAQLVQEGWLERKPGKGTFVKKEHVEETLGRLTGFFEEMRRCGFTPSADVLDLRPVDITPKELEKTPGLSIFGDQKMFLVERLQRLNGKPVVYLRSYWPYEYGKRMAEFDLSKEALYEIATRELHLTLTRAEQTIAAGVARKKEAQLLEVKVGFPVLIMERLAFAGDRPVELSINAYRADRYKYRVLLFPTNNNLEGVLLP, encoded by the coding sequence ATGGCCTTCAATAAAAACGAGCCTCTCCCTCTACATTACCAGCTCACCAATGACCTGCGCGAAACCATTAAAAACGGCAAATGGAGCGTGGGTGACCTCTTTCCCACCGATAAAGAATTAATGGCCAAATACGGCGTCAGCAGTACCACCGTCCGCCGGGCGGTGGCCCAGCTGGTCCAGGAAGGCTGGCTGGAACGCAAACCCGGCAAAGGGACTTTTGTTAAGAAAGAACACGTGGAAGAAACCCTGGGGCGGCTGACTGGTTTCTTCGAAGAGATGCGCCGTTGTGGCTTTACCCCCAGTGCTGACGTTCTTGACCTCCGCCCTGTCGATATAACCCCTAAAGAATTAGAAAAAACGCCGGGTCTCAGTATTTTTGGCGACCAGAAAATGTTTCTGGTGGAAAGATTACAACGATTAAATGGCAAACCGGTGGTCTATTTACGCAGTTATTGGCCCTATGAATACGGGAAACGCATGGCCGAGTTCGACTTGAGTAAAGAGGCTTTATACGAGATTGCCACCAGGGAATTGCATCTGACCCTCACCCGGGCCGAGCAGACCATCGCTGCCGGCGTGGCCCGCAAGAAGGAGGCCCAGCTGTTGGAAGTCAAGGTCGGGTTTCCGGTGCTCATCATGGAACGCCTGGCCTTTGCCGGCGACCGGCCGGTGGAACTCTCCATCAATGCTTACCGTGCCGATCGTTATAAATACCGCGTTTTATTATTTCCGACCAACAACAACCTCGAAGGAGTGTTGTTGCCATAA
- a CDS encoding triose-phosphate isomerase: MKEIFVNLKRFEVPQSLGGICPVDNPKKWIEWVVDESVKYGLGKLPEIRITYLLPEALIINALDKLASYPADEVQNLQIGCQGVFREDVTPGGNFGAFTTNLPAAAARNLGCTWAIIGHSEERRDKLGIIERYDPTYNDTETARTKAMQALNSIINEEVICALRAGLNVLLCVGETAAERGDRSFAEQKPRIEAVLKSQLEMGLQGIGGKTGANKIVIGYEPVWAIGPGKTPPGKEYISFVSATIKAIVKEKFNFDPVVVYGGGLKEENAGMIAGIETIGGGLVALTRFSGDIGFDPEGLRNIIAKYAA, from the coding sequence GTGAAAGAAATCTTCGTTAACCTCAAGCGGTTTGAAGTCCCGCAAAGCCTGGGGGGTATATGTCCGGTCGACAATCCAAAAAAATGGATTGAGTGGGTTGTGGATGAAAGCGTTAAATACGGGCTGGGGAAACTGCCGGAGATAAGGATTACCTACCTTTTACCTGAAGCCCTGATTATTAACGCTTTAGATAAACTGGCTTCCTATCCGGCGGACGAGGTGCAAAACCTGCAGATCGGCTGCCAGGGGGTTTTCCGGGAAGATGTCACTCCCGGCGGTAACTTCGGCGCCTTCACCACCAACCTGCCGGCCGCTGCGGCCAGAAACCTGGGCTGTACCTGGGCGATCATCGGCCATTCCGAAGAGCGCCGGGATAAGCTGGGGATTATCGAGCGTTATGACCCTACTTATAATGACACTGAAACGGCAAGAACTAAAGCGATGCAGGCTTTGAACAGTATCATTAACGAAGAAGTTATCTGCGCCCTCCGGGCGGGGCTAAATGTATTGTTATGTGTAGGTGAAACAGCAGCCGAAAGGGGAGACAGGAGCTTTGCCGAGCAAAAACCCCGTATTGAAGCTGTCTTAAAATCCCAGCTTGAAATGGGATTACAGGGTATTGGAGGGAAAACTGGCGCCAATAAAATTGTTATCGGGTACGAACCGGTGTGGGCCATAGGCCCTGGTAAGACACCCCCGGGAAAGGAATATATAAGCTTTGTATCCGCGACTATAAAGGCGATAGTAAAGGAAAAATTTAACTTTGATCCTGTCGTTGTCTACGGCGGCGGCTTGAAAGAGGAAAACGCCGGCATGATTGCGGGAATTGAAACCATCGGCGGTGGCCTGGTGGCCCTGACCAGGTTTAGCGGCGATATTGGGTTTGATCCGGAAGGATTAAGAAATATCATTGCCAAATACGCAGCCTAA
- a CDS encoding carbohydrate ABC transporter permease — MIRRRFSILWSGLLTLVLGFTVLWTLFPIYWMLSTSLKENLDVFKLPPDLWPLHPTLINYFNLSNGITPIWTFFINSVITSLGTVVIAVALATFAGYALSRLRFRFRKSILIGVLVTQMFPLVVLLIPLYLFYVRSHLLNTYFGLILAYTSFTLPFGIWMIKGFVDTVPVEIEEAAMVDGCTRLQAMRQIVFPLIIPGVVATAVFAFLDAWNNLLFPLTLVNDVTMKTLPPGMILAFGGEFKHDWGGMMAASTIVTIPVIIGFVLIQRYLVEGLTGGAVKG, encoded by the coding sequence ATGATCAGGCGACGCTTTTCGATATTATGGAGTGGCTTGTTAACGCTAGTACTAGGCTTCACCGTGCTTTGGACTCTTTTCCCCATTTACTGGATGTTAAGTACCAGTTTAAAAGAGAACCTGGATGTATTTAAACTGCCTCCCGATCTGTGGCCGTTACACCCAACCCTAATCAATTATTTCAACCTCAGTAACGGGATCACCCCTATCTGGACTTTTTTCATCAACAGCGTTATCACGTCCTTAGGTACGGTGGTGATTGCCGTAGCTCTGGCTACCTTTGCTGGCTACGCCTTGTCGAGGCTCCGTTTCCGTTTCCGCAAATCCATTCTTATCGGAGTTTTGGTAACGCAGATGTTTCCCTTGGTAGTTTTGCTAATCCCGTTATACCTTTTCTATGTCCGTTCCCACTTGTTGAACACCTATTTCGGGCTAATCCTGGCCTATACTTCTTTTACTTTGCCCTTTGGGATCTGGATGATCAAAGGCTTTGTCGATACTGTACCAGTTGAAATTGAAGAAGCAGCCATGGTTGATGGGTGTACCCGCTTACAGGCAATGCGCCAGATAGTCTTTCCCCTGATTATACCCGGGGTGGTAGCGACCGCCGTTTTTGCCTTTCTGGACGCCTGGAACAACCTTCTTTTCCCGTTGACCCTGGTTAATGACGTTACTATGAAGACCCTGCCCCCGGGCATGATCCTGGCCTTCGGCGGGGAATTCAAACACGACTGGGGCGGTATGATGGCGGCTTCAACCATTGTAACTATCCCGGTTATTATCGGTTTCGTCCTCATCCAGCGGTACCTGGTGGAAGGTTTGACCGGCGGCGCCGTGAAAGGGTAA
- a CDS encoding ABC transporter ATP-binding protein: MAGVRLEGITKVFGNTTAVAKTDLEIKDGEFLILVGPSGCGKSTTLRMIAGLETPTEGEIYIGDRKVTNLEPKDRDIAMVFQNYALYPHMKVFDNMAFGLRLRKIARKEIEARVKEAAEILGIAHLLDRYPKQLSGGQRQRVALGRAIVRHPQVFLMDEPLSNLDAKLRVQMRAELIKLHKRLETTIIYVTHDQTEAMTMGTRIVVMKDGLIQQVGTPKEIYNNPGNLFVAGFIGSPPMNFLKGVIEQQNGKVQFKAQGFTLNLPITNMAVPVGKEVVLGIRPESLAVVNGEDKGAYIPCEVEVVENIGSETIIHARIPSKEEAVIKASGFEKTPKMGSTIKAKASQGNMHLFDAQSGSCLIAFSIVA; this comes from the coding sequence TTGGCAGGAGTTAGATTAGAAGGTATAACAAAAGTATTTGGCAATACGACGGCGGTGGCGAAAACCGATCTGGAAATTAAAGATGGCGAATTTTTGATCCTAGTCGGGCCTTCTGGCTGTGGCAAGAGCACCACTCTGCGCATGATTGCCGGCCTGGAAACGCCTACCGAAGGAGAAATCTATATCGGCGACCGGAAAGTGACCAACTTGGAGCCCAAAGACCGGGATATTGCCATGGTTTTCCAGAATTACGCCCTTTATCCCCACATGAAGGTCTTTGACAACATGGCTTTCGGCTTAAGGTTACGTAAAATAGCCCGAAAAGAAATTGAAGCCCGTGTTAAAGAGGCGGCTGAGATTTTAGGCATAGCCCACCTGCTGGACAGGTATCCCAAACAACTTTCCGGCGGCCAGCGGCAGCGGGTAGCCCTAGGGCGGGCCATAGTTCGTCATCCCCAGGTATTCCTGATGGATGAACCTTTGAGCAACCTGGATGCTAAGCTCAGGGTACAGATGCGGGCTGAACTAATCAAGCTGCATAAAAGGTTGGAAACAACGATCATTTATGTTACCCACGACCAGACAGAAGCCATGACCATGGGCACACGGATTGTGGTCATGAAGGATGGGCTGATCCAGCAGGTGGGGACACCTAAAGAAATTTATAACAACCCCGGCAATCTCTTCGTAGCCGGATTTATCGGCTCGCCGCCTATGAACTTCCTGAAGGGTGTTATTGAACAACAGAACGGCAAAGTGCAATTTAAGGCCCAGGGTTTTACCCTGAACCTCCCGATAACAAACATGGCAGTACCAGTAGGAAAAGAGGTTGTATTAGGTATCCGCCCCGAAAGCCTGGCTGTAGTAAATGGTGAGGATAAGGGGGCTTATATACCCTGCGAAGTGGAGGTGGTAGAGAATATCGGCTCGGAAACCATTATCCATGCCCGCATACCAAGCAAAGAGGAGGCTGTGATCAAGGCCAGCGGTTTCGAGAAAACGCCTAAAATGGGATCAACTATTAAAGCTAAAGCCAGTCAAGGTAACATGCACCTGTTTGATGCCCAGAGCGGTTCCTGTCTAATTGCGTTTAGTATTGTTGCTTAA
- a CDS encoding class II fructose-bisphosphate aldolase, whose amino-acid sequence MLTSSAEILSQAQKEGYAAGAFNFHNLEVLQAIIETADAEKAPVILQITPTYLEKIGATAAAAMAREAAAAAKVPVALHLDHSNSWQWIIWALAHGFTSVMIDASKFPLVENIALSRQVAEAAHAVGASAEAELGHIGGVEDSVDRGNADASLADPTEAARLVAESGIDALAPALGTAHGLYMSEPKIDFARLDKIRKLTPVPLVLHGGSGIPDAMIREAIRRGIAKVNIGTELKVAWAGAMEAAMTAGEKEPWKAAVKAREAVREIVRHKIYLCGGAGKG is encoded by the coding sequence ATGTTAACGTCATCTGCCGAAATACTGTCCCAGGCGCAAAAGGAAGGTTATGCCGCCGGCGCCTTCAACTTTCACAACCTGGAGGTCCTGCAGGCTATCATTGAAACCGCTGACGCGGAAAAAGCTCCTGTAATCTTACAAATTACGCCTACCTATTTAGAAAAAATCGGTGCCACGGCGGCGGCCGCCATGGCCCGGGAAGCTGCTGCCGCCGCAAAGGTTCCAGTAGCCCTGCACCTGGACCATAGTAACAGCTGGCAATGGATCATCTGGGCCCTGGCCCACGGTTTTACCTCGGTAATGATCGATGCATCCAAATTTCCCCTGGTAGAAAATATCGCCCTTTCCCGGCAGGTGGCGGAAGCGGCCCACGCCGTCGGTGCATCCGCCGAGGCTGAACTGGGCCACATCGGCGGCGTTGAAGATTCCGTTGACCGGGGTAACGCGGATGCCAGCCTGGCCGACCCCACCGAGGCGGCCCGGCTGGTCGCAGAAAGCGGCATCGACGCCCTGGCCCCTGCCCTGGGCACCGCCCATGGCCTGTACATGTCTGAACCGAAAATCGACTTTGCACGCCTGGATAAAATCCGGAAACTGACGCCGGTACCCCTGGTCCTCCACGGCGGCTCCGGGATCCCCGACGCCATGATCCGGGAGGCCATCCGCAGGGGTATCGCCAAGGTCAACATCGGTACGGAACTGAAGGTGGCCTGGGCAGGAGCTATGGAGGCGGCCATGACCGCCGGGGAAAAAGAACCCTGGAAGGCGGCGGTAAAGGCCAGGGAGGCGGTGCGGGAGATTGTGAGGCATAAGATCTACCTGTGCGGGGGCGCCGGAAAGGGGTAA